A genomic stretch from Heterodontus francisci isolate sHetFra1 chromosome 23, sHetFra1.hap1, whole genome shotgun sequence includes:
- the tbx3a gene encoding T-box transcription factor TBX3a isoform X1: MNLPMREPVIPGTSMAYHPFLPHRAPDFAMSAVLGHHPPFFPALALPPTSSAALALSGGLSKPVMDQLVSAGEAGIALSAMGHQPSHLRPLKTLEPEEEVEDDPKVILEAKDLWDQFHKSGTEMVITKSGRRMFPPFKVRCTGLDKKAKYILLMDIVAADDCRYKFHNSRWMVAGKADPEMPKRMYIHPDSPATGEQWMSKVVTFHKLKLTNNISDKHGFTILNSMHKYQPRFHIVRANDILKLPYSTFRTYVFPETEFIAVTAYQNDKITQLKIDNNPFAKGFRDTGNGRREKRKQLAIQSLRVYEEQQKGSKENGTSDDSSSEQPAFKCFGQSTSPAVSTPGTANLKGPLQSDEEESDIDSKDDPIQEGNDSGKFSTSTEERKEERNPTKSHQRPADCVSRVREHESSRTDKSLTDSQQSSTNTSSSTRAVNGDGPEIKSPVRDHHQKAEESSVLNKESYSPLTVQTDGIPHLNHGHLQNLAFSHNLSGQHFFTPLGAGHPFLLHPSQFAMGGAFPNMAAGMGHLLASMSGSASGMGGLDSLVSSQQGLPGGSAATLPFHLQQHVLASQGLAMSPFGSLFPYPYTYMAAAAAASMPGGVPSSVASSVHRHPFLSAVRPRLRYSPYTFPVPGMDSSSLLTTAVPSMSTPGETKVNSMAASPVSAGLDSGSEVNSRSSTLSSGSVSLSPKQCSEKETPNQLQNIQRLVSGLETKQDRSTRSGSP, translated from the exons ATGAATTTACCGATGAGAGAGCCAGTTATTCCGGGGACAAGTATGGCTTATCATCCGTTCTTACCTCACCGGGCACCGGACTTTGCGATGAGTGCTGTGCTGGGACATCATCCTCCTTTCTTCCCGGCTCTCGCCCTGCCTCCGACCAGCTCGGCCGCTCTAGCACTCTCGGGCGGACTGAGCAAGCCCGTTATGGATCAGCTTGTGAGCGCAGGTGAGGCCGGGATCGCTTTATCGGCAATGGGCCACCAGCCCTCGCATCTGAGGCCTCTTAAGACTCTAGAGCCCGAGGAAGAAGTGGAAGACGATCCGAAAGTTATACTCGAAGCTAAAGATTTGTGGGATCAATTTCACAAGTCTGGCACTGAAATGGTTATCACCAAATCTGGAAG GCGAATGTTCCCGCCATTTAAAGTTAGGTGCACGGGTCTGGATAAGAAAGCCAAATATATTTTGTTAATGGATATTGTGGCGGCAGATGACTGTAGGTACAAATTCCACAACTCACGCTGGATGGTAGCTGGAAAAGCTGACCCTGAAATGCCAAAGCGAATGTACATTCACCCTGATAGCCCCGCTACTGGTGAGCAATGGATGTCTAAAGTCGTCACTTTTCACAAGCTGAAGCTGACAAACAACATTTCCGATAAACATGGATTT ACTATTTTGAACTCTATGCACAAGTATCAACCTAGATTTCACATTGTTCGTGCGAACGACATTTTGAAACTTCCTTATAGTACTTTCCGGACATATGTGTTCCCTGAAACAGAGTTCATTGCCGTGACTGCATACCAAAATGATAAG ATAACCCAGTTGAAAATCGACAACAATCCATTTGCCAAAGGCTTTCGTGACACAGGAAATGGCAGAAGAGAGAAAAG AAAACAGTTGGCAATTCAATCGCTCCGTGTCTATGAAGAACAGCAGAAGGGGTCGAAAGAGAATGGGACGTCAGACGATTCATCCAGCGAGCAGCCCGCTTTCAAATGTTTCGGTCAGTCCACGTCCCCCGCTGTTTCCACTCCAGGAACTGCGAACTTAAAAG GTCCTCTGCAAAGTGATGAAGAAGAAAGCGACATAGACAGTAAAGATGACCCCATTCAGGAAGGGAACGACTCAGGAAAATTCTCGACCAGCACCGAGGAGCGAAAGGAGGAACGCAATCCCACCAAATCGCATCAACGGCCAGCGGACTGTGTGAGCAGAGTTAGAGAACATGAAAGCTCGAGAACTGATAAGAGCTTGACCGATTCGCAACAGAGCTCGACAAACACTTCCTCAAGCACTAGAGCCGTTAATGGCGACGGCCCCGAGATCAAAAGTCCAGTTCGAGACCATCATCAGAAAGCGGAGGAATCCAGTGTTTTAAACAAGGAGTCCTATTCGCCTCTGACAGTCCAGACGGATGGTATCCCACACCTTAACCACGGACATTTACAGAACCTCGCCTTTTCTCATAACCTATCTGGTCAGCACTTCTTTACCCCACTGGGCGCAGGACATCCCTTTCTCTTGCACCCCAGCCAGTTTGCTATGGGTGGGGCCTTCCCAAATATGGCAGCAGGTATGGGCCACCTGCTGGCCTCCATGTCGGGCTCCGCCAGCGGAATGGGCGGTCTGGACAGTCTTGTTTCATCACAGCAGGGACTACCTGGTGGATCAGCGGCAACTCTACCCTTTCACCTCCAACAACATGTCCTGGCCTCTCAG GGTCTTGCGATGTCACCGTTTGGTAGCCTTTTCCCCTATCCTTACACATACATGGCCGCTGCAGCCGCGGCTTCCATGCCGGGTGGAGTGCCATCATCTGTCGCGTCCTCAGTACATCGCCATCCGTTCCTCAGCGCAGTCCGGCCTCGCTTGAGGTACAGCCCGTACACGTTCCCCGTGCCCGGAATGGACAGTAGCAGCTTGCTGACCACCGCCGTGCCGTCCATGTCCACCCCAGGCGAGACCAAGGTGAACAGCATGGCAGCCAGTCCTGTGTCAGCGGGACTGGACTCGGGGTCTGAGGTGAACAGCAGGTCCTCCACCCTATCCTCGGGATCCGTCTCCCTGTCTCCGAAACAGTGTTCAGAGAAAGAAACGCCCAACCAGCTCCAGAATATCCAGCGCCTGGTCAGTGGACTAGAAACGAAACAAGATCGATCAACCAGGAGCGGCTCCCCTTAA
- the tbx3a gene encoding T-box transcription factor TBX3a isoform X2 produces the protein MYTYRFKGTRLEVDLTASKSPHRRMFPPFKVRCTGLDKKAKYILLMDIVAADDCRYKFHNSRWMVAGKADPEMPKRMYIHPDSPATGEQWMSKVVTFHKLKLTNNISDKHGFTILNSMHKYQPRFHIVRANDILKLPYSTFRTYVFPETEFIAVTAYQNDKITQLKIDNNPFAKGFRDTGNGRREKRKQLAIQSLRVYEEQQKGSKENGTSDDSSSEQPAFKCFGQSTSPAVSTPGTANLKGPLQSDEEESDIDSKDDPIQEGNDSGKFSTSTEERKEERNPTKSHQRPADCVSRVREHESSRTDKSLTDSQQSSTNTSSSTRAVNGDGPEIKSPVRDHHQKAEESSVLNKESYSPLTVQTDGIPHLNHGHLQNLAFSHNLSGQHFFTPLGAGHPFLLHPSQFAMGGAFPNMAAGMGHLLASMSGSASGMGGLDSLVSSQQGLPGGSAATLPFHLQQHVLASQGLAMSPFGSLFPYPYTYMAAAAAASMPGGVPSSVASSVHRHPFLSAVRPRLRYSPYTFPVPGMDSSSLLTTAVPSMSTPGETKVNSMAASPVSAGLDSGSEVNSRSSTLSSGSVSLSPKQCSEKETPNQLQNIQRLVSGLETKQDRSTRSGSP, from the exons ATGTACACATATAGGTTCAAGGGAACTCGCCTTGAAGTGGATCTGACGGCTTCCAAATCTCCACACAG GCGAATGTTCCCGCCATTTAAAGTTAGGTGCACGGGTCTGGATAAGAAAGCCAAATATATTTTGTTAATGGATATTGTGGCGGCAGATGACTGTAGGTACAAATTCCACAACTCACGCTGGATGGTAGCTGGAAAAGCTGACCCTGAAATGCCAAAGCGAATGTACATTCACCCTGATAGCCCCGCTACTGGTGAGCAATGGATGTCTAAAGTCGTCACTTTTCACAAGCTGAAGCTGACAAACAACATTTCCGATAAACATGGATTT ACTATTTTGAACTCTATGCACAAGTATCAACCTAGATTTCACATTGTTCGTGCGAACGACATTTTGAAACTTCCTTATAGTACTTTCCGGACATATGTGTTCCCTGAAACAGAGTTCATTGCCGTGACTGCATACCAAAATGATAAG ATAACCCAGTTGAAAATCGACAACAATCCATTTGCCAAAGGCTTTCGTGACACAGGAAATGGCAGAAGAGAGAAAAG AAAACAGTTGGCAATTCAATCGCTCCGTGTCTATGAAGAACAGCAGAAGGGGTCGAAAGAGAATGGGACGTCAGACGATTCATCCAGCGAGCAGCCCGCTTTCAAATGTTTCGGTCAGTCCACGTCCCCCGCTGTTTCCACTCCAGGAACTGCGAACTTAAAAG GTCCTCTGCAAAGTGATGAAGAAGAAAGCGACATAGACAGTAAAGATGACCCCATTCAGGAAGGGAACGACTCAGGAAAATTCTCGACCAGCACCGAGGAGCGAAAGGAGGAACGCAATCCCACCAAATCGCATCAACGGCCAGCGGACTGTGTGAGCAGAGTTAGAGAACATGAAAGCTCGAGAACTGATAAGAGCTTGACCGATTCGCAACAGAGCTCGACAAACACTTCCTCAAGCACTAGAGCCGTTAATGGCGACGGCCCCGAGATCAAAAGTCCAGTTCGAGACCATCATCAGAAAGCGGAGGAATCCAGTGTTTTAAACAAGGAGTCCTATTCGCCTCTGACAGTCCAGACGGATGGTATCCCACACCTTAACCACGGACATTTACAGAACCTCGCCTTTTCTCATAACCTATCTGGTCAGCACTTCTTTACCCCACTGGGCGCAGGACATCCCTTTCTCTTGCACCCCAGCCAGTTTGCTATGGGTGGGGCCTTCCCAAATATGGCAGCAGGTATGGGCCACCTGCTGGCCTCCATGTCGGGCTCCGCCAGCGGAATGGGCGGTCTGGACAGTCTTGTTTCATCACAGCAGGGACTACCTGGTGGATCAGCGGCAACTCTACCCTTTCACCTCCAACAACATGTCCTGGCCTCTCAG GGTCTTGCGATGTCACCGTTTGGTAGCCTTTTCCCCTATCCTTACACATACATGGCCGCTGCAGCCGCGGCTTCCATGCCGGGTGGAGTGCCATCATCTGTCGCGTCCTCAGTACATCGCCATCCGTTCCTCAGCGCAGTCCGGCCTCGCTTGAGGTACAGCCCGTACACGTTCCCCGTGCCCGGAATGGACAGTAGCAGCTTGCTGACCACCGCCGTGCCGTCCATGTCCACCCCAGGCGAGACCAAGGTGAACAGCATGGCAGCCAGTCCTGTGTCAGCGGGACTGGACTCGGGGTCTGAGGTGAACAGCAGGTCCTCCACCCTATCCTCGGGATCCGTCTCCCTGTCTCCGAAACAGTGTTCAGAGAAAGAAACGCCCAACCAGCTCCAGAATATCCAGCGCCTGGTCAGTGGACTAGAAACGAAACAAGATCGATCAACCAGGAGCGGCTCCCCTTAA